The sequence GTTCAGGTTCCACGGCCGCGAGCTCCCGCAGACCGGCGCGTTCGTGCTGTCGCCGAACCACTTCAGCGAGATCGACCCGGTCGTCATGGGCGCCGCGGCGTGGAAGCTCGGCCGGGCGCCGCGATTCCTCGCGAAGGAGTCGCTCTTCAAGATCCCGGTGGTGCGCTGGTTCCTCCGCACGTCAGGACAGATCCCGGTCGCTCGTGCGGGCAGCCGCAGCCACGCGGCGCTCCGTGCGGCCGAGGAACTGGTCGAGAAGGGCCGCATGGTCATCGTGTACCCCGAGGGTTCGCTCACGCGCGACCCCGACCTGTGGCCGATGCGCGGGAAGACCGGTGCCGTGCGCATCGCGCTCGAGCAGGACATCCCGCTCGTGCCGGCGGCGCACTGGGGCACCCAGGCGCTCATGCCTCGCTACGGCAAGAAGATCCACCCGTTCCCGCGCAAGACGATCGACGTCATCGTCGGCGAGCCGATCGACCTCTCCGCGTATCGGGGCAAGGCGCTCGAGCCCGCGCTGCTGGCTGCGGCGACGAACGACCTCATGCAGGCCATCACGAAGCTCGTCGGCGAGCTTCGCGACGAGACGCCGCCCGCCACGAGGTGGGACCCGGCTGCGCACGGGCAGAAGGAGACCGGCCGCCTGGACGACCCCGGGCACCGTGGCGCCACCGGCCGCGTCGACGACGCGGAGGCGTCGTGAAGACGAAGGCCCAGCCCCGGCGCGGGGCCGGCAAACGGGTCGCGGTCCTCGGCGCGGGAAGCTGGGGCACGACGTTCGCGAAGATCCTCGCCGACGGCGGCGCCGATGTCGTCGTGTGGGCGAGGCGCCCCGAGCTCGCGCGTGAGATCCAAGAGGCCAAGCGCAACAGCGACTACCTGCCGGGCGTGAACCTCCCGATCGGCCTCCGCGCGACGAGCCGGCTCGACCTCGCGCTCGCCGGCGCCGAGCAGGTGTACGTCTCGGTGCCGAGCCAGTCGCTCCGTGAGAATCTCGCCGGCATCGCGCCGTACCTCTCGTCCGAGGCATCCGTCGTCTCACTCATGAAGGGCGTCGAGAAGTCGACGGGGCTGCGCATGAGCGAGGTCATCGCCGATGTGCTGCCCATCGACCCGCTGCAGATCGCGGTGATCTCGGGGCCGAACCTCGCGCTCGAGATCGCCAAGGAGCAGCCGACCGCCGCGGTCGTCTCGTCGGCGAGCCTCGAGACCGCCCAGGCCGTCGCCTTCATCGCCCGCAACCGGTACTTCCACTCGTTCGTGAACACCGACGTGATCGGCACCGAGTTCGGCGGGGTGCTGAAGAACCTGATCGCGGTCGCGATCGGCATCGTCGACGGCGCCGGGTACGGCGAGAACACGAAGGCCTCGATCATCACCCGCGGGCTCGTCGAGATGACCGATTTCGCGGTCGCCTACGGCGCGCACCCCGAGACGCTGTCGGGCCTCGCCGGGCTCGGCGACCTCATCGCCACGAGCCAGTCGCCGCTGTCGCGGAACAACACGGCCGGGCGCCTGCTCGGCCAGGGGTACCGGCTCAACGACGTCGTCAACCAGATGCAGCAGACGACCGAGGGGCTCGCCTCGGTCGGCCCGGTGCTCGAGCTCGCGCGGGCGAAGGGCGTCTCGATGCCGATCGTCGAGCAGGTGCGCCAGGTCCTCGCCGGCACGCTCGCTCCGCGGGACGTCGCGCCGCACCTCACGACCGACGACGAGCCCCAGGGCGAAAGGACGAGACATGGACAAGCTCAGGGTGGCTCTGCTCTTCGGCGGGCGTTCGAGCGAGCACGCGATCAGCTGCGCGACGGCCGGCGGGGTGCTGGGCGCGATCGACCGTGATCGGTTCGAGGTGATCCCGGTCGGGATCACCCGAGATGGCGCGTTCGTGCTCGAGAGCGACGATCCGGCGCGCTTCGCCCTCGACCCGGCACACCTGCCGGAGGTCGTCGACAACGGCACGCGCGTGCGCTGGCCCGAGTCCGCCGGGACGCGCGAGCTGACCGTGACGACGACAGCCATCGGGGCGGATGGTCCGGGCACGCGCTCGCTCGGTGACGTCGACGTGGTCTTCCCGATCCTGCACGGCCGATTCGGCGAGGACGGCACCGTGCAGGGACTTCTCGAGCTCGTGGGCCTGCCGTACGTCGGCAACGGGGTGCTGGCCTCCGCGGCCGGCATGGACAAGCACTTCACCAAGACCGTGCTCGAGGCGGCCGGGATCGCGGTCGCGCCGTGGGTGACGGTCACCCGTGCGGCGTGGGGGCGTGACCGCGAGCTCTCGGAGCGTCGCGTGCGCGCGCTCGGCCTGCCGGCGTTCGTGAAGCCGGCTCGGGCCGGCTCGTCGGTCGGGGTGAGCAAGGTGTCGGACTGGAGCGAGCTCGACGCGGCCCTCGACGTCGCGTTCGCCGAGGACCGCACGGTGCTGATCGAGGCCGCCATGTCGGGTCGCGAGATCGAGTGCGGCGTGCTCGAGGACCGCGACGGAGGTGCGCCGCGCGTGAGCGTGGCGGGCGAGATCGTCGTGACCGGGCGGGAGTTCTACGACTTCGAGGCGAAGTACCTCGACGCGCCCGGCATCGACCTCGTGTGCCCGGCTGAGCTCGGCGACGGCGAGCGCTTCGAGCTCGAACGTGTGGCCGCCCGGGCGTTCGAGGCGCTCGGCTGCGAGGGGCTGGCGCGCGTCGACGTGTTCCTCACCGACGAGGGGTTCGTCGTCAACGAGGTGAACACCATGCCCGGCTTCACGCCGATCTCGATGTTCCCCACGTGCTGGCTGAACTCGGGCCTGAGCTATCCGGAGCTGATCACCGAGCTGATCGAGACGGGGTTCGCGCGCGGCGCTCGCTAGCCGTGCGCGGTCGGCTCGCCGCGCGGCCTGCGCGCGAACCCGCGCTCACGAAGACCGGCTCGTTTCCTTGCTCAGGAAGGTCGGGTGCTCTGCCGGCGTGTCGCGGCGCGGCGCGCCGCGGGACGCGTCGTTTTTCCTGAGCAAGGAATGGGGCGCTGCGCTGACGGTATCCGTCGCCGCGCTGCTCGCGTGCCGCAGCTCGCATCGGCTCCGTTTCCTTGCTCAGGAAGGTCGGGCGGTCTGCCGGCGTGTCGCGGTGCGGCGCGCCGCGGGACGCGTCGTTGTTCCTGAGCAAGGAATGGGGCGCTGGCGGGCGGATGCTTCGGGTGGGCGGATGCTTCGGGCGGGCGGATGCTCCGGGCGGGCGGATGCTTCGGGCGAGGGGATGCTCCGGGCGGGCGGATGCTTCGGGCGGGCGGATGCTTCGGGCGAGGGGATGCTCCGGGCGCCGGCGTCGGACTACTGCGCGTCCTCGATCGTGGTGCACGCGCGCTCGGCCGGGATCGCGCTCACTGCGCGTGACAGGTCGGTGATTGCCGTGGTGCCCGACACGACGTCGTTGTCGACGACGACCTCGACGGCGGGCGTGCGCCCATAGGTGGTGAACCGGTAGCGCGGCGGGTCGGACTCGTCGATGACCCAGTCGACGCCGTCGACCGACACGCAGCGGTCTTCGGTCGGCCCGGGCGGCGTGACGCCGCACCGCAGCAGCACGGTGGCGGGAGTGCCCCACGCGCCCGTGCCCTGGGCATTGGTCTCGCGCTGCTCCTGCTCGGCGACCACGTCGGGGAGCCGCACGACCACATCGGCGCAGCCCACGTCGCTCGCGTCCTCGGCCGCGTCGAACGGCACGGCCTGGGTGCAGCCGCCGAGCACCGCGGCCAGCAGGGCGCCCGCGGCGAATACCCCGATGGTTCGCGCGCGTCGCGCGTGCGCGCGGGGCGCAGGGGAGGAGGGGGAAGGCATCGCGTTCAGGCTACCGTGAAGGGCATGGAGCAGGCTGAGCGGGGCGCGCACACGACCGACGGTGCGGAGGACGACACGCTCGCCACCCGGGGCGAGAGCGCGGCGCTTTCCCGCATCATCCCGCGGCTGACGCCCTCCGGCGTCGCGCTCGTCGGACCCGGCGACGACGCCGCCGTGCTCGCCGCCGCCGACGGCCGGTACGTCGTCACGACCGACCTCATGGTGCACGGGCCGGACTTCCGGCTCGCATGGTCGACCCCCTACGAGCTCGGCTGGAAGGCCGCCGCGACCAATCTCACCGACGTCGCTGCGATGGGCGCCCGCCCGACCGCGCTCGTCGTGGCCATCGCGGCGCC is a genomic window of Agromyces protaetiae containing:
- a CDS encoding lysophospholipid acyltransferase family protein, which encodes MPRSPQQPPPQHPPRRARRETRRPSFFWVLAALILPLFNLAVKFRFHGRELPQTGAFVLSPNHFSEIDPVVMGAAAWKLGRAPRFLAKESLFKIPVVRWFLRTSGQIPVARAGSRSHAALRAAEELVEKGRMVIVYPEGSLTRDPDLWPMRGKTGAVRIALEQDIPLVPAAHWGTQALMPRYGKKIHPFPRKTIDVIVGEPIDLSAYRGKALEPALLAAATNDLMQAITKLVGELRDETPPATRWDPAAHGQKETGRLDDPGHRGATGRVDDAEAS
- a CDS encoding NAD(P)H-dependent glycerol-3-phosphate dehydrogenase; this translates as MKTKAQPRRGAGKRVAVLGAGSWGTTFAKILADGGADVVVWARRPELAREIQEAKRNSDYLPGVNLPIGLRATSRLDLALAGAEQVYVSVPSQSLRENLAGIAPYLSSEASVVSLMKGVEKSTGLRMSEVIADVLPIDPLQIAVISGPNLALEIAKEQPTAAVVSSASLETAQAVAFIARNRYFHSFVNTDVIGTEFGGVLKNLIAVAIGIVDGAGYGENTKASIITRGLVEMTDFAVAYGAHPETLSGLAGLGDLIATSQSPLSRNNTAGRLLGQGYRLNDVVNQMQQTTEGLASVGPVLELARAKGVSMPIVEQVRQVLAGTLAPRDVAPHLTTDDEPQGERTRHGQAQGGSALRRAFERARDQLRDGRRGAGRDRP
- a CDS encoding D-alanine--D-alanine ligase family protein, yielding MDKLRVALLFGGRSSEHAISCATAGGVLGAIDRDRFEVIPVGITRDGAFVLESDDPARFALDPAHLPEVVDNGTRVRWPESAGTRELTVTTTAIGADGPGTRSLGDVDVVFPILHGRFGEDGTVQGLLELVGLPYVGNGVLASAAGMDKHFTKTVLEAAGIAVAPWVTVTRAAWGRDRELSERRVRALGLPAFVKPARAGSSVGVSKVSDWSELDAALDVAFAEDRTVLIEAAMSGREIECGVLEDRDGGAPRVSVAGEIVVTGREFYDFEAKYLDAPGIDLVCPAELGDGERFELERVAARAFEALGCEGLARVDVFLTDEGFVVNEVNTMPGFTPISMFPTCWLNSGLSYPELITELIETGFARGAR
- a CDS encoding DUF3515 family protein, which produces MPSPSSPAPRAHARRARTIGVFAAGALLAAVLGGCTQAVPFDAAEDASDVGCADVVVRLPDVVAEQEQRETNAQGTGAWGTPATVLLRCGVTPPGPTEDRCVSVDGVDWVIDESDPPRYRFTTYGRTPAVEVVVDNDVVSGTTAITDLSRAVSAIPAERACTTIEDAQ